The nucleotide window CTCCGCGCCCGCCTCGACGTCGTCGGGCGTCAGTTCGGCCTCCGCCGGCCAGATGTCCTCGCGGAGCCACGGGTCGAGCGGCTTGTCGTCGGCGTACCCGCGCAGCAGCGTCATGGCGACGTGCGTGTGCGCGTTGACGAGTCCGGGGATCACGAGGGAGTCCGACGCGTCGAGCGTCTCGTCGGCGGTCGCGCCGACGGCGTCGTCCACCTCGGCCGGCGACCTGACGGCCTGGATCGTTCCCTCGTCGCGGTCGACCGCGATATCGGCCCGTTCGACCCGCCCGTCGGGGCGAAGCACCCGCCCGCCGGTGACGCGGAGGTAGTCCATGTCCGTCCGTTCCGTCCCCCGCACCAAACGCCTTCGGTTCCGATCGCGCCGTCTTGTGTCGCGGTCCCGTCGCCGTCTTGTGTCGCGGTCCCGTCGCCGTCTCGTGTCGCGGTCTCGCCGCCGTCTCGTGTCGCGGTCTCGCCGCCCTCTCGCGGCTCGGCGTGACCGAGCGACACGACTTTACGAGTCGCCGGGAGTCCACCGGTATGACACCCAGCGGCGTCCTGTCGGCGCTGACCGCGGGAAAGCTCCGGATCGCGCTCGTCGGGCTGGCGGTCGCCGCCGCCGCGGTCGGCGGGGCGTTCGCGCTCGGCGTGTTCGGCGTCCCGAGCGTCGCCGGCGTGAACAACTCCTTCGGCGACGTGACGAACGAGACTACCGTCGTCGAGACCGATCTGGTCGTCTCGAACCCGAACCCGGTCGGGATCGGACTCGACGGCGTCTCGATCGACTACGCCGTCTCGATGAACGAGATCCGGATGGCCAACGGCACGCGCGACGGGATCGCCGTCGCGTCCGGTAACTCGTCGATCGGATTCGAGAGCCGCCTCCGGAACGACGCGATCCCGCCGTGGTGGGTGAGTCACGTCGAGAACGACGAGCGGACCACGGTCGGCATCGACGCGACGATCACCTCGGACCTGCTCGGCTGAAGCACGGAACTCACCCGGACACGAGAGATCGAGACGGACCTGATCGGCGCGTTCGACTCCGAGGAGACCCGACCGGTGAACGCCGACGCGCCGCTCGTCGACGACCCCGTCCTCTACGTCAACGAGACGCGCGGCCAGTGGGGGACCGTGAGCGAGACCGAGACCCCGATCGAGATGGAGTTCGACGTGTACAACCCGAACTTGGAGCCGTACGCGGTCACGGAGATCGGCTACGACCTCACGATGAACGGCGTCGAGATGGGGTCGGGGTCCACCGAGGAGGAGTACGTCATCCCCTCGTACGGTTCCGAGACGGTCGAACTCACGGCCGCGCTCCGCAACGAGCGCCTCGACGACTGGTGGGTGACCCACCTCGACGAGTCGGTTAGCGGTCACCAGGTGAGCGACCTCCGCATCGAGTTCTACGCCGTGGTCGAACTCCCGGGCGGCGAGCGGATCACCGTCCCGCTGGACGCGCTGACCTACGAGGAGACGATCGAGACCGACATCTTCGACGAGGGACTCCACGGGGAGAACGGGACCGACGCGGGCGACGCCGACGGATCGGGCGACTCCGGCGACGGCACGACCGAGGGCGGAAGCGCGAGCGACGGCGAGAACGCGACGGACGACGGCAACACGAGCGACAGCGACAACACGACAGACGACGGCAACACGACTGACAGCGGTAACACCACGGACGACGGAAACACGAGCGACGGCGGTTCCGGTGACGGCGGCGACGACGGACTGCTCCCGCTGACCCTCGGCTGACCCGGCCGACGGTACGCCTCTCTCCGGCTGCCGTCAGAACCTTCTTGACCGCCCGCGGCCGCGTTCTGACATGGCAAGCGACGCCCAGCAGGCGTGTTTCGAGGCCGGGATCAAGTTCGGCTCGCTATACCACCAGTTCGCCGGCACGCCAGTCAGCCCGTCGAGCGCGCGGAGTCTGGAGGCAGCGATGGCGGAGTCGATCGAGAACCAGCCGTACTGCGAGGCGGTCGACGTCACGATCCATGACGACCGCGTCGCCGCCGATATCGACCACGAGAACGGCTACACCGAACTCACCGGCTCGCTGATGGACGTCGAGATGCGGATCGACTACGAGGGCGTCGCGGTCCGCACGCGGATGGAGATGGAGGACGGCTACCCGCTGATGAAACTGGTCGAGGTCGACGACGGCGGCGATCCGGCACAGTCCGGCGAGGGCGATCCGGCACAGTCCGGCGACGCCGACCCGAACGCTTAGTACCGCGACCCGCCTACAGCGAGCCGAACCGCCGATTTCACGGTTTCAGAGACCCACATGGTCGACAGACGCCACGACGCCTCGACGGACCGCACCGGCTTCGACGAGACGAAGAACTACCTCTCGAACGCCCTCGGGCGCGTCGTGCCGCGCTCCGTGGCGCGCCGGGCGGTCGAGGTGACCGTCAGCACGGACGCCGCCGAGTACGCGCCCGACGAGCCGGTCGCGATCACCGTCGCCATCCGGAACCGCCTGCCGGTCCCGGTCGAGGTCCCCACGTCCACCCGCCGCTCGTGGGGCTGGGCGGTCGACGGCGTCACGGAGGCCACCGACGAGCGGCGCTACGTGCGCGACGAGGAGTCCGCGCTGTCGCTCCGGGCCGGCGAGACGAAGCGGGCGACGGCCACGTGGAACGGTCGTCTCCGCCGTACCGCCGGCGACGGCCTCGACCGCTCGGTCCGGGCCGAGCGCGGGGACCACACGATAACCGCGTTCGTCCCGGTCCCCGACGCCGGCGAGCGCCACGAGGCAACCACGGAAATCCGCATCCGATAGCCCCCGAACGCCGGTCCGCCGTGGTCGGTTCC belongs to Halorubrum sp. DM2 and includes:
- a CDS encoding dihydroneopterin aldolase family protein, whose protein sequence is MASDAQQACFEAGIKFGSLYHQFAGTPVSPSSARSLEAAMAESIENQPYCEAVDVTIHDDRVAADIDHENGYTELTGSLMDVEMRIDYEGVAVRTRMEMEDGYPLMKLVEVDDGGDPAQSGEGDPAQSGDADPNA